A stretch of the bacterium CG_4_10_14_0_2_um_filter_33_32 genome encodes the following:
- a CDS encoding undecaprenyl-phosphate alpha-N-acetylglucosaminyl 1-phosphate transferase codes for MENYLSIFIITAILSLALTFFFKWLAFKIGAVDQPNERKVHKHPIARLGGVAIFISFFSVILSTTPLNKHILGIFIGGIILLVFGIADDIWGINPFIKLSGQALATLVIIASGIGIDFITNPFGGLIQLDMLKIPVNILGTTYHIVFWADLFTFFWILILINAINFLDGLDGLASGVSGISAIILFILSLSPDVSQPITALLAIALAGAVLGFLPLNFHPAKIFMGDSGSMFLGFLLAILAIFSGGKIATALLILGLPILDVAWAIIRRVSAGHSPFKPDKHHLHHELLKRGLSQQKVVLFMYSVTIICGLLALSAKAFNKLIALILLFAFTVFLISFLYFINREHSH; via the coding sequence ATGGAAAATTACTTATCAATTTTTATAATAACTGCGATTTTATCTTTGGCCCTTACTTTTTTCTTTAAGTGGCTTGCTTTTAAAATAGGGGCGGTTGATCAACCAAATGAACGAAAAGTTCACAAACACCCTATTGCCAGATTAGGCGGTGTAGCTATATTTATTTCTTTTTTTTCAGTAATACTTTCAACTACACCACTTAATAAACATATTCTTGGAATTTTTATCGGCGGGATTATTTTATTAGTTTTTGGAATTGCAGATGATATTTGGGGCATTAATCCTTTTATTAAGCTTTCAGGACAAGCCTTGGCTACGCTTGTAATTATTGCGTCAGGAATCGGAATTGATTTTATCACTAACCCCTTTGGCGGACTTATCCAATTAGATATGCTTAAAATACCTGTGAATATCCTAGGAACCACTTACCATATTGTTTTTTGGGCAGACCTTTTTACTTTTTTTTGGATACTGATTCTAATTAATGCTATCAATTTTTTGGATGGGCTTGATGGATTAGCCTCAGGAGTCTCAGGTATATCTGCAATAATACTATTCATACTTTCATTATCGCCCGATGTTTCCCAACCAATTACCGCATTACTTGCCATAGCTTTAGCGGGCGCAGTTTTAGGCTTTTTACCCTTAAACTTTCATCCTGCCAAAATATTTATGGGTGATTCGGGAAGCATGTTTTTAGGTTTTTTACTTGCTATATTGGCTATATTTTCTGGCGGTAAAATAGCAACAGCATTATTAATTTTAGGATTGCCAATCTTAGACGTGGCTTGGGCTATAATAAGAAGAGTTTCTGCGGGACATTCGCCTTTTAAGCCGGATAAGCATCATCTCCATCATGAATTATTAAAAAGGGGACTTTCACAACAAAAAGTTGTTCTATTTATGTATTCAGTAACCATTATTTGCGGATTATTGGCTTTAAGCGCTAAGGCTTTTAATAAATTAATTGCATTAATCCTTTTATTTGCTTTTACCGTATTTTTAATATCATTCTTATACTTTATAAATAGAGAACATTCACATTGA